Proteins from one Sylvia atricapilla isolate bSylAtr1 chromosome 1, bSylAtr1.pri, whole genome shotgun sequence genomic window:
- the CEBPD gene encoding CCAAT/enhancer-binding protein delta encodes MSAAALYSLDSPACYKSWCLEPANFYDAKVGSGGGPGAACKPGARGGCGMSGEEAGGGLGGSGTNLAELSAAAPAMYEDESAIDFSSYIDSMSAVPNLELCNDELFADLFNSNHKPERGGEYGEYLPPGGGAGRDPAKDLGAAMTTLLGSEPRTASSSSSSSSSSSFSSRGALKQEPDWSDSDLSSSLLPSQIATCAQTIMNLSGQPTPPTSPEPPGSSSPSSCSTRSPGPAAVAAVPGPAQGVPPPAAAGGKERGGKKCVDRFSPEYRQRRERNNIAVRKSRDKAKRRNQEMQQKLLELSAENEKLHKKIEQLTRDLTSLRHFFKQLPSASFLQPGSGTDCR; translated from the coding sequence ATGAGCGCCGCCGCTCTCTACAGCCTGGACTCCCCGGCATGTTATAAGAGCTGGTGCCTGGAGCCCGCCAACTTCTACGACGCCAAGGTGGGCAGCGGCGGCGGGCCGGGAGCCGCCTGCAAGCCCGGGGCCCGCGGCGGCTGCGGGATGAGCGGCGAGGAGGCGGGGGGCGGCCTGGGGGGCAGCGGCACCAACCTGGCGGAGCTgagcgccgccgccccggccaTGTACGAGGACGAGAGCGCCATCGACTTCAGCTCCTACATTGACTCCATGTCTGCCGTGCCCAACCTGGAGCTCTGCAACGACGAGCTCTTCGCCGACCTCTTCAACAGCAACCACAAGCCCGAGCGGGGCGGGGAATACGGCGAGTACTTGCCAccgggcggcggcgccggccgCGACCCTGCCAAGGACCTCGGCGCTGCCATGACCACCCTGCTGGGCTCCGAGCCCCGcaccgcctcctcctcctcctcctcctcttcctcctcctccttctcctcccgCGGCGCTCTGAAGCAGGAGCCGGACTGGAGCGACAGCGACCTCTCCTCCTCGCTGCTGCCCTCGCAAATCGCCACCTGCGCCCAGACCATCATGAACCTGAGCGGGCAGCCCACGCCGCCCACGTCCCCCGAGCCGCCGGGCAGCAGCTCCCCGTCCAGCTGCAGCACCCGCtcgccgggccccgccgccgtgGCCGCCGTGCCCGGCCCTGCGCAGGGCgtcccgccgcccgccgccgccgggggcAAGGAGCGGGGCGGCAAGAAGTGCGTGGACAGGTTTAGCCCCGAGTAccggcagcgccgggagcgCAACAACATCGCCGTGCGCAAGAGCCGCGACAAGGCGAAGCGGCGCAACCAGGAGatgcagcagaagctgctggagcttTCGGCCGAGAACGAGAAGCTGCACAAGAAGATCGAGCAGCTCACCCGGGACTTGACCAGCCTCCGGCACTTCTTCAAGCAGCTGCCCAGCgcctccttcctgcagcccgGCTCGGGCACCGACTGCCGGTAA